In Desulfatirhabdium butyrativorans DSM 18734, one genomic interval encodes:
- a CDS encoding serine protein kinase translates to MNDKPNSLAHHLNELQSGRRSFENAFQSIARMILEEEISKVVVNGKTTYDFQIFRKGKKHIIGMYDEINSFVSYVKDAAEGGSSKEMAFVLVGEPGNGKTYFVEFLCARYREFLQEPKNRKYTFRFTGLDAIGTYGRISAIESQTYEDPAILALNLFESREESLGFLQETLGFTDAQIAALMENYRPLGACSQYIWNDIRTFRQGQIARMLEQVEILPVPLTESLGTITGKYPAKDKITSSAVDLLGEESIQRLLHITDTNNPYRFDLRRGALARVAGGGIHFSDEIFKNKKDLVQVYLGVIQNRTIEIDGYKWPIDTLILATSNNNEFNKFLNEKEEAPIVDRCRICYVSHNTNYKLQKFLTAYAIGSETRTTLTREALHQDPNLNYAASIAVVLSRLPRSEKLTPVETLKLAAGDIAGEKSIKTLAEVIDTLAQDPDITRRFGQKGLGQRNLGRAIQLLVESSETNEGRCMFAYDVFKALERIVLDYVNDANDRIKYLEDLKIAKGLYRERIMTEMFNAYMDEPLAIRKDVLNYVNMIIGVDAENLGPDKMWKYKDPQTGELKAIKIDERYINSVEERLGLKTREQRETFRTSIRKIYGQKISVDPNYDFMDNLELVKAITDVRLKSDIAGAGSLIGALANRTNEENQKLYDRMITTMLNKLGYCQTCAQKTIEYFCTQEDEQ, encoded by the coding sequence ATGAACGACAAGCCCAATTCGCTCGCCCACCATCTCAACGAATTGCAATCCGGCCGGCGATCCTTCGAAAACGCCTTCCAGAGCATCGCGCGAATGATCCTGGAAGAGGAAATCAGCAAAGTCGTGGTCAACGGCAAAACGACTTACGATTTTCAGATCTTTCGCAAAGGGAAAAAACACATCATCGGCATGTACGATGAAATCAACAGCTTTGTCTCCTATGTGAAAGATGCGGCGGAAGGCGGCTCCTCAAAGGAAATGGCATTCGTTCTGGTGGGTGAACCCGGAAACGGCAAAACCTATTTCGTGGAGTTTCTCTGCGCCCGATACCGGGAATTCCTGCAAGAGCCCAAGAACCGGAAATATACGTTTCGATTCACCGGGCTCGATGCCATCGGGACATACGGAAGAATTTCCGCCATCGAATCCCAGACATATGAAGATCCGGCAATTCTCGCTCTGAATCTGTTCGAAAGCCGCGAGGAAAGCCTCGGCTTTCTCCAGGAGACCCTCGGCTTCACAGACGCCCAGATCGCCGCTCTGATGGAAAATTACCGTCCGCTGGGCGCCTGCAGTCAGTACATCTGGAATGATATCCGAACGTTTCGGCAGGGACAGATCGCCAGGATGCTCGAGCAGGTGGAGATTCTGCCGGTTCCGTTGACCGAAAGCCTCGGGACAATCACCGGAAAATACCCGGCCAAGGACAAGATCACATCATCCGCCGTAGATCTGCTGGGAGAAGAATCCATTCAGCGGCTCCTGCACATCACCGATACGAACAACCCCTACCGCTTCGATCTGCGCCGGGGAGCCCTGGCCCGGGTGGCCGGCGGCGGCATTCATTTCAGCGACGAAATCTTCAAGAACAAGAAAGACCTGGTTCAGGTCTACCTCGGGGTCATCCAGAACCGGACCATCGAGATCGACGGATACAAATGGCCGATCGACACGCTGATTCTGGCAACCAGCAACAACAACGAGTTCAACAAGTTTCTGAATGAAAAAGAAGAAGCCCCGATCGTCGACAGGTGCCGCATCTGCTATGTATCCCACAACACCAACTACAAGCTGCAGAAATTTCTCACCGCCTACGCCATCGGCTCCGAAACCCGAACCACCCTGACGAGGGAAGCCCTCCACCAGGACCCCAACCTCAACTATGCGGCTTCCATCGCCGTTGTGCTGAGCAGGCTGCCCCGAAGCGAAAAACTCACCCCCGTGGAAACCCTGAAGCTTGCCGCAGGCGATATCGCCGGTGAAAAGAGCATCAAAACACTGGCCGAGGTCATCGACACCCTGGCGCAGGATCCGGATATCACCCGCCGCTTCGGCCAAAAAGGTCTTGGCCAGCGGAATCTGGGCCGGGCCATTCAGCTTCTGGTCGAAAGTTCCGAAACGAACGAAGGCCGCTGCATGTTCGCATACGATGTGTTCAAGGCGCTTGAGCGTATCGTGCTCGACTATGTCAACGACGCCAACGATCGGATCAAATACCTCGAGGATCTCAAAATCGCCAAGGGGCTCTACCGGGAACGGATCATGACCGAAATGTTCAATGCCTACATGGACGAGCCCCTGGCCATCCGGAAAGATGTGCTCAACTATGTCAACATGATCATCGGCGTGGATGCGGAAAACCTCGGCCCCGACAAGATGTGGAAATACAAGGACCCGCAGACCGGCGAGCTGAAGGCGATCAAGATCGACGAGCGTTACATCAACAGCGTGGAAGAGCGGCTGGGGCTGAAAACCCGGGAGCAGCGGGAAACCTTCCGCACCTCGATCCGCAAGATTTACGGGCAGAAGATTTCGGTCGATCCCAATTACGATTTCATGGACAACCTGGAACTGGTGAAGGCCATTACGGATGTGCGCCTCAAATCCGACATTGCCGGGGCCGGCAGCCTGATCGGCGCCCTGGCCAATCGGACCAACGAGGAAAATCAGAAGCTCTACGACCGGATGATCACGACCATGCTGAACAAGCTTGGCTACTGCCAGACCTGCGCCCAGAAAACGATCGAGTATTTCTGCACCCAGGAGGACGAGCAGTAA
- a CDS encoding 2-oxoacid:acceptor oxidoreductase family protein, whose protein sequence is MERCRMVFSGSGGQGVITAAIILAEAAVLYENLTAVQSQSYGPEARGGATRTDVIISDSAIRFPKVTQPNFLVCLTQEAYNKYYPIIRPGGTLLTDPRFVKTERKVEARQIELPMYQAVMEQIGKPIVFNICMLGAVVGITKLVSTESILNVLQARIPEAFIEMNRKAFDIGLALAESVQ, encoded by the coding sequence ATGGAACGATGCAGAATGGTGTTTTCGGGTTCCGGCGGCCAGGGCGTCATCACGGCCGCCATCATTCTTGCCGAGGCAGCCGTGCTGTACGAAAACCTGACGGCCGTGCAGTCGCAGTCCTACGGTCCGGAAGCCCGCGGCGGGGCCACCCGGACCGATGTCATCATCTCCGATTCCGCCATCCGGTTTCCAAAGGTCACCCAGCCGAATTTCCTGGTTTGCCTGACCCAGGAGGCATACAACAAATACTATCCGATCATCCGGCCCGGCGGAACCCTGCTGACCGATCCGCGTTTTGTAAAAACGGAACGCAAGGTCGAGGCCCGTCAGATCGAGTTGCCGATGTATCAGGCCGTGATGGAACAGATCGGGAAACCCATCGTTTTCAACATCTGCATGCTCGGTGCGGTCGTCGGGATCACGAAACTGGTCTCTACCGAGTCCATCCTGAACGTGCTCCAGGCCCGGATCCCCGAAGCCTTCATCGAGATGAACCGGAAGGCCTTCGATATCGGTCTTGCACTGGCGGAATCGGTGCAATAG
- a CDS encoding CoA-transferase subunit beta, whose product MPEYSLKELMTIAAARMIQDGDIVFCGTGISMVAAMAAKHISAPHSTIFFETGAIDSLLEEVPLAVADSRVMFWTSVNGSLADSFATMQNRFTGKRVIGILGAAQIDPYGNLNSTCIGDYHAPRTRFSGSGGACDVGSFVPRTITFMQHEKRKFVERLDYLTTPGYLDGPEGRSRAGLPEGGPLAVVTNLGVMGFDANTKRMILTGFYPGVHPQSILQNMGFSIDISGASEISPPTRDELDTLRNRCDPQRLIL is encoded by the coding sequence ATGCCGGAATATTCCTTGAAAGAACTCATGACCATTGCCGCCGCACGGATGATCCAGGACGGCGATATCGTTTTTTGCGGAACCGGAATTTCGATGGTGGCGGCAATGGCGGCAAAGCACATCAGCGCGCCGCACAGCACCATTTTCTTCGAAACCGGCGCGATCGACTCGCTTCTGGAAGAGGTTCCCCTGGCTGTGGCCGACTCCCGGGTCATGTTCTGGACATCGGTCAACGGAAGTCTCGCCGACTCATTCGCCACGATGCAGAACCGCTTCACGGGAAAACGGGTGATCGGCATTCTGGGGGCAGCCCAGATCGATCCTTACGGGAATCTCAATTCCACCTGCATCGGTGATTATCACGCCCCCCGCACACGGTTCTCCGGCAGCGGGGGGGCCTGCGATGTCGGCTCCTTCGTACCGAGAACGATCACCTTCATGCAGCACGAAAAGCGGAAATTCGTCGAACGGCTCGATTACCTCACCACGCCGGGATATCTCGACGGCCCGGAAGGCAGGAGCCGGGCGGGTCTTCCCGAAGGCGGCCCGCTGGCTGTCGTGACCAACCTCGGTGTCATGGGCTTTGACGCCAACACCAAGCGGATGATCCTGACCGGATTCTACCCCGGTGTTCACCCCCAATCGATTCTGCAGAACATGGGCTTTTCGATCGATATCTCGGGTGCCTCCGAAATCTCTCCGCCAACCCGGGACGAGCTCGATACGCTGCGCAACCGCTGCGATCCCCAGCGACTGATCCTGTAA
- the tatA gene encoding twin-arginine translocase TatA/TatE family subunit, producing the protein MFGLGMSELVVILVIVLIIFGAGKLPEIGGGLGKAIRNFKEATSEEKKEKDKIEEKKNA; encoded by the coding sequence ATGTTCGGTTTGGGAATGTCCGAGTTGGTGGTGATTCTGGTGATCGTACTGATCATTTTCGGAGCAGGAAAACTTCCGGAAATCGGCGGTGGACTTGGAAAGGCCATCCGGAATTTCAAGGAGGCCACATCCGAGGAAAAGAAGGAAAAGGATAAAATCGAAGAAAAGAAAAACGCATAA
- the mltG gene encoding endolytic transglycosylase MltG, which produces MKSLVAALSVVLFFILTVLAGSVGLEYRRHWERALDPHGPYVLIDIPKGQPFSATATQLHRSGLIDRPVLFRLAARITAMDHAVKAGEYRLSAAMSPKAILAKLASGEVALHSLVIPEGYTLEQIAQVIAQSGISDAAAFRKAATDPAVCARFDVPAQSLEGYLFPDTYFFPKATPAMAILQAMIQRFRSKLTPAMIEQARHLGMSLYEIVTLASMIEKETGVDAERSLVSSVFHNRLKKGMRLESDPTAVYGIFNNRGMITREHLQASTPYNTYRIAGLPKGPIANPGLASIMAALYPAQTDYLYFVARDDRNHRFSRTWAEHEQAVGAYRSFRK; this is translated from the coding sequence ATGAAATCCCTGGTTGCTGCGCTCTCTGTCGTCTTGTTTTTCATCCTGACGGTGCTTGCCGGCTCTGTCGGTCTCGAGTACCGCAGGCATTGGGAAAGGGCTCTTGATCCGCACGGCCCGTATGTTCTGATCGATATTCCCAAAGGCCAGCCATTTTCGGCAACGGCGACTCAGCTTCACCGGTCCGGTCTGATCGATCGGCCGGTGCTTTTTCGGCTGGCTGCCCGTATCACGGCAATGGATCATGCCGTCAAGGCAGGCGAATACCGGCTCTCCGCCGCCATGTCGCCCAAGGCCATATTGGCGAAACTGGCATCCGGTGAAGTCGCTCTGCACAGCCTCGTCATACCGGAAGGCTATACCCTGGAGCAGATCGCCCAGGTCATCGCACAATCCGGCATTTCGGATGCCGCAGCCTTCCGGAAGGCTGCGACCGATCCAGCCGTTTGTGCCCGTTTCGACGTTCCGGCTCAAAGCCTCGAAGGGTATTTGTTTCCGGATACCTATTTTTTCCCGAAGGCGACCCCGGCAATGGCGATTTTGCAGGCCATGATCCAGCGGTTCCGCTCGAAGCTCACCCCGGCCATGATCGAGCAGGCCCGGCATCTTGGCATGTCCCTGTATGAGATCGTGACCCTCGCATCCATGATCGAAAAGGAAACCGGCGTCGATGCGGAAAGAAGTCTCGTTTCTTCCGTGTTTCACAATCGGCTGAAAAAAGGCATGCGTTTGGAAAGCGATCCGACGGCGGTCTATGGGATTTTCAATAACCGGGGAATGATCACCCGGGAGCATCTGCAGGCATCCACACCGTACAACACCTATCGTATCGCCGGACTTCCCAAGGGGCCTATCGCCAACCCCGGGCTTGCATCCATCATGGCTGCCCTGTATCCGGCACAAACCGATTATCTCTATTTTGTGGCCAGGGACGATCGCAACCACCGGTTTTCCAGAACCTGGGCCGAGCATGAGCAGGCCGTCGGGGCATATCGATCCTTCAGGAAATAG
- a CDS encoding 2-oxoacid:ferredoxin oxidoreductase subunit beta has protein sequence MSIRNDIRERFFPHMWCPGCGHGVILNAMLHAIERLGIRKNEIVMVSGIGCSSRISGYVDFHTLHTIHGRALAFATGVKLSRPELNLIVPMGDGDALAIGGNHFIHAARRNIDMTAIVMNNRIYGMTGGQYSPLSGEGILATTAPYRNIDQSFDVVSLATAAGASFVARSTTYHVQQLTDIIEKAIRHRGFSVVEVMSQCPTYFGRKNKEGGAVEMMKLMKDRTVPKDSKAAEEHPELIQRGIFVDKDVPEYCDQYARVIETARKGR, from the coding sequence ATGTCCATCCGAAACGATATTCGGGAGCGTTTTTTCCCCCACATGTGGTGCCCGGGATGCGGCCACGGCGTGATTCTGAACGCCATGCTGCACGCCATCGAACGGCTCGGGATCCGGAAAAACGAAATCGTCATGGTCTCCGGCATCGGGTGCTCATCCCGCATTTCGGGATATGTCGATTTTCATACCCTGCACACGATCCACGGCCGGGCGCTGGCTTTCGCCACCGGCGTGAAACTGAGCCGGCCCGAGCTGAACCTGATCGTTCCGATGGGCGATGGAGACGCGCTGGCCATCGGCGGCAACCATTTCATCCATGCCGCCCGGAGAAACATCGATATGACGGCCATCGTCATGAACAACCGGATTTACGGCATGACGGGCGGCCAGTATTCGCCGCTTTCGGGTGAGGGAATCCTGGCGACCACGGCGCCCTATCGCAACATCGATCAGAGCTTCGATGTCGTGTCGCTGGCCACCGCCGCAGGCGCAAGCTTCGTCGCCCGCTCCACCACGTATCATGTGCAGCAGCTCACCGACATCATCGAGAAAGCCATCCGGCACAGGGGCTTTTCCGTCGTGGAAGTGATGAGCCAGTGCCCGACCTATTTCGGGAGAAAGAACAAGGAAGGCGGAGCCGTCGAAATGATGAAACTCATGAAGGACAGGACGGTTCCGAAGGATTCCAAGGCGGCCGAGGAGCATCCCGAGCTGATTCAGCGGGGAATTTTCGTTGATAAGGATGTACCCGAATATTGCGACCAGTATGCCCGGGTCATCGAGACGGCACGGAAAGGACGGTAA
- a CDS encoding 2-oxoacid:acceptor oxidoreductase subunit alpha, whose translation MSSQPIKFIQGNEVCVEAALYAGLNFFAGYPITPSTEIAEHLSSRLPQAGGKFIQMEDEIASICAIIGASLTGNKVMTATSGPGFSLMQEALGYAIMAEIPSVIVNVQRGGPSTGLPTHVSQGDVNQARWGTHGDHAIICLTASNHPDIFTMTVEAFNMAETYRTPVILLFDEVVGHMREKLVMPEPGEMPIVERLRTSVKEGVDFHPYLPREDGRLPMSDFGGVHRYNVTGLVHDMWGFPSNSPQVAHGLLRHLVDKIQNNVHEIARYKTYETEDADCILVSYGSSARSALHVVENRRKRGEKLGLLELQTLWPFPHNIVRSVCARAEYVVVVEMNMGQVMEQVKLAVGSDQKVFLANRIDGVFINPTDIRNILRLIQGKGV comes from the coding sequence ATGAGCAGCCAACCGATCAAATTCATCCAGGGAAACGAAGTCTGCGTGGAAGCGGCCCTCTATGCCGGCCTCAATTTTTTCGCAGGCTATCCCATCACCCCTTCCACCGAAATCGCGGAGCATCTGTCCAGCCGGCTGCCGCAGGCCGGCGGAAAATTCATCCAGATGGAAGACGAGATCGCTTCGATCTGCGCCATCATCGGCGCATCCCTTACGGGAAACAAGGTGATGACGGCAACCAGCGGCCCCGGCTTTTCCCTGATGCAGGAGGCCCTCGGCTACGCCATCATGGCCGAAATTCCGTCGGTCATCGTGAACGTTCAGCGGGGAGGGCCATCTACAGGGCTACCCACGCACGTCAGCCAGGGAGATGTCAACCAGGCCAGGTGGGGCACCCACGGAGACCATGCCATCATTTGTCTGACCGCAAGCAACCATCCGGACATTTTCACCATGACCGTTGAGGCCTTCAACATGGCGGAAACCTACCGCACCCCCGTCATCCTGCTCTTCGATGAGGTGGTCGGGCACATGCGGGAAAAACTCGTCATGCCCGAACCGGGCGAAATGCCCATTGTCGAGCGCCTGCGCACATCCGTCAAGGAAGGTGTCGATTTTCACCCCTATCTGCCCAGAGAAGACGGCAGGCTTCCCATGTCCGATTTCGGCGGGGTGCATCGCTACAATGTCACCGGACTCGTTCACGACATGTGGGGTTTCCCTTCCAACAGCCCGCAGGTGGCGCACGGGCTGCTCCGGCATCTGGTGGACAAGATTCAGAACAACGTTCATGAAATCGCCCGGTACAAAACCTACGAAACGGAAGATGCGGACTGTATTCTCGTATCCTACGGCTCCTCGGCGCGCAGCGCCCTGCATGTCGTCGAAAACCGCAGAAAACGGGGCGAAAAGCTCGGGCTGCTCGAGTTGCAGACCCTGTGGCCCTTTCCCCACAACATCGTCCGATCGGTTTGCGCCAGGGCCGAATATGTGGTCGTCGTGGAGATGAACATGGGCCAGGTCATGGAGCAGGTCAAACTGGCCGTAGGCTCCGACCAGAAGGTCTTTCTGGCCAATCGCATCGACGGGGTCTTCATCAATCCGACGGATATTCGCAACATCCTTCGGCTCATCCAGGGAAAGGGGGTGTGA
- a CDS encoding DUF444 family protein, with amino-acid sequence MKPDDIALIERLKARGLDEAQRIVIQRELEMIENGAEPEEARGHSGKEHLLRRLRDWADLILLQDIRPSMPSPDVRLQSLEELLERDRQREKDGFPKKIRVGRLIKPGRGGKDKVVVVPTTVEEKLIHDSTADPKHPDSSGGSGEGEEGEVIGEEPVRPQQGAGQGPGQGDTENHEIESSAYDLGKILTEKFELPNLKDKGKKRAFSKYVYDLTDRHRGFGQLLDKKATLKKIVQTNIALGTVDPSREIDPTDLMIGPRDKVYRILSREKDYESQAMVFFIRDYSGSMTGKPTELVVSQHVLIYAWLLYQYEKQVETRFILHDTTAKEVPDFNTYYNSRVAGGTMVASAYKLVNQIVEKENLAADYNIYVFHGTDGDDWDSGGKETIPALTAMLGYAARVGITIVASGTSPGGSEVERYLKASKLPFDKPALLKYDVMAQDADETRLIDGIRKLIG; translated from the coding sequence ATGAAACCCGACGACATCGCGCTGATCGAACGATTGAAGGCCCGTGGGCTGGATGAGGCGCAGCGGATCGTGATCCAGCGGGAACTGGAGATGATCGAAAACGGGGCCGAACCGGAAGAAGCCCGCGGGCATTCGGGGAAAGAGCATCTCCTCCGCCGACTTCGGGACTGGGCCGATCTGATCCTGCTGCAGGACATTCGGCCGTCCATGCCCTCACCGGATGTCCGGCTGCAGTCGCTCGAAGAACTGCTGGAGCGGGACAGGCAGCGGGAGAAGGACGGGTTCCCGAAGAAGATCCGGGTCGGCAGGCTGATCAAGCCGGGCAGGGGTGGAAAGGACAAGGTCGTCGTCGTACCGACGACCGTCGAGGAAAAACTGATCCATGACAGCACGGCCGACCCCAAGCATCCCGATTCTTCCGGCGGATCGGGTGAGGGCGAAGAAGGGGAAGTCATCGGCGAAGAACCCGTCCGGCCCCAGCAAGGCGCAGGGCAAGGGCCCGGACAAGGAGATACGGAAAACCATGAAATCGAGTCGAGCGCCTATGATCTGGGCAAAATCCTCACCGAAAAATTCGAACTCCCGAACCTCAAGGACAAAGGCAAGAAACGGGCCTTCAGCAAATATGTCTACGATCTGACGGACCGACACCGGGGTTTTGGCCAACTGCTCGACAAGAAGGCAACCCTCAAAAAGATCGTCCAGACCAACATCGCTCTCGGCACGGTCGACCCGTCCCGGGAAATCGATCCGACCGATCTGATGATCGGCCCAAGAGACAAGGTCTATCGCATCCTATCCCGGGAAAAGGACTACGAATCCCAGGCCATGGTCTTTTTTATCCGGGACTACAGCGGATCCATGACCGGAAAACCCACAGAGCTGGTGGTCTCCCAGCACGTGCTGATCTATGCGTGGCTGCTCTATCAGTACGAAAAGCAGGTGGAAACCCGATTCATCCTGCACGATACGACGGCAAAGGAAGTGCCGGATTTCAATACCTACTACAATTCCCGGGTGGCCGGGGGGACGATGGTGGCATCGGCTTACAAACTGGTCAACCAGATCGTCGAAAAGGAAAACCTGGCTGCCGATTACAACATCTACGTGTTTCACGGAACGGACGGCGACGACTGGGACAGCGGCGGAAAGGAAACCATCCCGGCGCTGACGGCAATGCTCGGATACGCCGCAAGGGTGGGGATTACCATCGTGGCATCGGGGACAAGCCCGGGCGGTTCCGAAGTGGAGCGGTATCTGAAGGCCTCGAAGCTTCCATTCGACAAACCGGCCCTCTTGAAATATGATGTCATGGCACAGGATGCAGACGAGACCCGCCTGATTGACGGAATTCGCAAATTGATCGGATAA
- a CDS encoding AAA family ATPase, whose translation MPIITISRGSYSRGKEVAERVASALGYRCISRDILLDASEEFNLPEIKLIRALHDAPSVLERFTYGKERYINYIRSALLQQVQGDNVVYHGLAGHFLLANIPHVLKVRIIADMNDRVREEMKREKISEETARYILSKDDEERRKWGIQVYGADTWDSRLYDMVLKIKTLSVEDAADLIVETARKPAFQMTPDDLKRLRDMALAARVQATLGNLIPSIQVYAEDGAVTLCNIHVNVSLETNVLEEAKQMAEAMDGVKSVVLNMTPKSEDCQHINPFYNINCK comes from the coding sequence ATGCCCATCATCACCATTTCAAGAGGTTCCTACAGCAGAGGAAAGGAAGTAGCCGAAAGGGTCGCATCGGCGCTGGGGTACCGATGCATATCCCGGGATATCCTGCTCGATGCTTCCGAAGAATTCAATCTCCCGGAGATCAAGCTGATCCGGGCGCTTCACGATGCCCCATCGGTGCTGGAGCGATTCACATACGGCAAGGAGCGTTATATCAACTATATCCGCTCCGCGCTTCTGCAGCAGGTGCAGGGAGACAATGTCGTTTATCACGGTCTTGCCGGTCATTTTCTGCTCGCCAACATCCCGCATGTGCTCAAGGTGCGGATCATTGCGGACATGAACGACCGGGTCCGGGAAGAGATGAAGCGGGAAAAGATTTCCGAGGAAACGGCCCGCTACATTCTTTCCAAGGACGACGAAGAACGCCGGAAATGGGGCATCCAGGTGTATGGCGCCGATACCTGGGATTCCCGGCTCTACGACATGGTCTTGAAGATCAAAACCCTCTCTGTCGAGGATGCGGCCGACCTGATCGTGGAGACTGCCCGAAAACCGGCGTTTCAGATGACACCGGATGACCTGAAGAGGCTCAGGGATATGGCATTGGCCGCACGCGTTCAGGCAACCCTGGGAAACCTCATTCCCAGTATCCAGGTGTATGCCGAAGATGGCGCCGTGACCCTGTGCAACATTCATGTCAATGTATCTCTGGAAACCAATGTTCTGGAGGAGGCGAAACAGATGGCCGAAGCAATGGATGGGGTCAAGTCGGTCGTTCTGAACATGACGCCAAAATCCGAAGATTGCCAGCACATCAATCCGTTTTACAACATCAACTGCAAATAG
- a CDS encoding CoA transferase subunit A: protein MNHRFSKVMGLSEAVSTFVAPGCHLSIGGFTTSRNPMAAVYEIIRQRIDHLHLYAHSNGQGVDELVGAGCVDRIEIAYAGTGRFAPTCIRFRKAVESRSIQYEDYSNYHMTLRFMAGAMGVPFLPTRSGLGTDIVRKWGFSREMRKADPRIPDDKLMVVDNPFGAWGEAGKLVLVPAINTDVAIIHVQQADIQGTARIEGLTFSDVEQFKAARHVIVTCEELIADDSLKAGADSNQVPHFCVSAVVHVPYGAYPTACYRHYDYDPKYLNAYRKAAQDDSRYAEYLDRFIYGVKDHRELLALQNEADLNAIRADARTGYAVGLDRR from the coding sequence ATGAACCACCGTTTTTCAAAAGTGATGGGCTTGAGCGAAGCCGTTTCAACCTTTGTCGCTCCCGGCTGCCACCTGTCGATCGGCGGCTTCACCACCAGCCGCAACCCAATGGCTGCGGTCTATGAAATCATCCGGCAGCGGATCGATCATCTCCATCTCTATGCCCATTCGAACGGCCAAGGGGTGGATGAGCTGGTAGGCGCCGGATGTGTGGACCGGATCGAAATCGCATACGCCGGCACAGGGCGGTTTGCCCCGACCTGCATCCGGTTTCGCAAGGCTGTCGAGAGCCGATCGATTCAATACGAGGATTATTCCAATTATCACATGACCCTCCGGTTCATGGCGGGAGCGATGGGCGTCCCCTTTCTGCCGACCCGAAGCGGACTGGGTACGGACATCGTCCGGAAATGGGGGTTTTCCCGCGAAATGCGCAAAGCCGATCCCCGCATCCCGGATGACAAACTGATGGTGGTGGACAATCCGTTCGGCGCCTGGGGAGAGGCCGGGAAACTCGTTCTGGTTCCCGCCATCAACACCGATGTCGCCATCATCCATGTTCAACAGGCGGATATTCAGGGAACGGCCCGCATCGAAGGCCTGACCTTTTCCGATGTGGAGCAGTTCAAGGCAGCCAGACATGTCATCGTGACCTGCGAGGAGCTGATTGCGGATGATTCCCTCAAGGCCGGTGCGGACAGCAACCAGGTCCCGCACTTCTGCGTGTCTGCAGTCGTGCACGTGCCCTACGGGGCTTACCCGACGGCATGCTATCGCCACTACGATTACGATCCCAAATATCTCAACGCCTACCGGAAGGCGGCGCAGGACGACAGCCGCTATGCGGAATACCTGGATAGGTTCATCTACGGTGTGAAAGACCACCGGGAACTGTTGGCGCTGCAGAATGAAGCGGATTTGAACGCGATCCGGGCCGACGCCCGCACCGGTTATGCGGTAGGGCTGGACAGAAGGTAA
- a CDS encoding 4Fe-4S dicluster domain-containing protein — MSKPKLKEHRIRRDWCKGCGICVAFCPKQVLELDEQEKAVAKRPQDCICCKLCELRCPDLAIEIVTEEDAS, encoded by the coding sequence ATGTCGAAACCCAAATTGAAAGAGCATCGTATCCGTCGGGATTGGTGCAAGGGCTGCGGAATTTGTGTGGCCTTCTGCCCCAAGCAGGTCCTCGAACTGGATGAGCAGGAAAAGGCGGTTGCCAAACGGCCGCAGGATTGCATCTGCTGCAAGCTCTGCGAACTCAGATGCCCGGATCTGGCCATTGAAATCGTGACAGAGGAGGACGCATCATGA
- a CDS encoding transposase produces the protein MKFDPAIHHRRSIRLHGYDYSKKGAYFITTCTHHQECLFGEIVDGEMRLNDVGKIVADEWMKTATIRHEIELDNWMVMPNHFHAIFLITNSVSMSKGRGDRPVAPTGPQPRSVGAVIAGFKSAVTKRVNDLENTPGRKLWQRSYWEHIVRNETELHQLRKYVQNNPKQWFLDTLFIWGDSS, from the coding sequence GTGAAATTTGATCCGGCCATTCATCACCGCCGTTCCATCCGGCTTCATGGATACGATTATTCGAAAAAAGGGGCATATTTCATCACGACCTGCACACATCATCAGGAATGCCTGTTCGGGGAAATCGTAGACGGAGAAATGCGGTTGAACGACGTTGGAAAAATCGTCGCCGACGAATGGATGAAAACCGCCACAATTCGCCATGAAATTGAATTGGATAACTGGATGGTAATGCCCAATCATTTTCACGCGATTTTTTTAATCACCAATTCCGTTTCCATGTCGAAAGGTAGGGGCGACCGGCCGGTCGCCCCTACAGGACCACAACCACGGTCTGTCGGGGCGGTCATAGCCGGATTCAAATCGGCTGTCACGAAACGGGTGAATGATTTAGAGAATACCCCCGGCAGGAAATTATGGCAACGCAGTTATTGGGAACACATTGTCCGCAACGAAACGGAATTGCACCAACTCCGTAAATATGTCCAAAACAATCCCAAACAATGGTTTTTGGACACGTTGTTCATTTGGGGGGACTCCTCATGA